In the Haloferula helveola genome, one interval contains:
- the hprK gene encoding HPr(Ser) kinase/phosphatase, whose amino-acid sequence MSVPIGEFYDRHHEALSMTLLSERHGFERTISEPAPNRPGLALAGFFSYFAKKRIQVLGNSEMSYLKKLTPQMRSERFGRMCERDIPAIVVSRGGQLTDDLLAIATDKGIPVFNTKLVTMKFLNAATIKLEQEFAPSTTLHGCMVDMRGIGVLIMGRSGSGKSETAIGLLERGGALVADDMVRVKFAGGELTATAPDLSRGYIEIRGIGIVNVANLFGLTSIRPEKRLDLIVTLIPHADLNEVDRVGLQPKTFEVLGQAVPLVEIPVAPGRDTARMVAIAALDQQLRKLGYNMADEFNERLLKHMANNPAT is encoded by the coding sequence ATGTCCGTTCCGATCGGTGAGTTCTACGATCGGCACCACGAGGCACTCTCGATGACCCTTCTGAGCGAACGGCACGGCTTCGAGCGCACCATCAGTGAACCCGCGCCGAACCGCCCCGGACTCGCGCTCGCCGGCTTCTTTTCCTACTTCGCCAAAAAACGCATCCAGGTCCTCGGAAACTCCGAGATGTCCTACCTCAAGAAGCTCACTCCCCAGATGCGTTCCGAACGTTTCGGCAGGATGTGCGAACGCGACATTCCGGCGATCGTGGTTTCCCGTGGCGGCCAGCTCACGGACGACCTGCTGGCGATCGCCACCGACAAGGGCATTCCGGTCTTCAACACCAAGCTGGTGACGATGAAGTTCCTGAATGCCGCGACCATCAAGCTGGAGCAGGAGTTCGCACCATCGACGACACTCCACGGTTGCATGGTCGACATGCGCGGCATCGGCGTCCTGATCATGGGCCGCAGCGGTAGCGGCAAAAGCGAGACCGCCATCGGCCTCCTCGAGCGGGGAGGCGCCCTCGTGGCCGACGACATGGTGCGGGTCAAGTTCGCGGGCGGAGAACTGACCGCCACCGCGCCGGACCTGTCGCGCGGCTACATCGAGATCCGGGGTATCGGCATCGTCAACGTCGCCAACCTCTTCGGCCTGACCTCGATCCGCCCCGAGAAACGGCTCGACCTGATCGTCACCCTGATTCCCCACGCCGACCTGAACGAGGTCGACCGCGTCGGCCTGCAGCCGAAAACCTTCGAAGTCCTCGGCCAGGCGGTTCCGCTGGTCGAAATCCCAGTCGCGCCGGGCCGCGACACGGCACGGATGGTCGCCATAGCGGCTCTCGACCAGCAACTGCGGAAACTCGGCTACAACATGGCCGACGAATTCAACGAGCGCTTGCTGAAGCACATGGCCAACAACCCCGCAACCTAG
- a CDS encoding DUF3817 domain-containing protein: MNKASFAHPVGRVRIVGWIEGISYLLLLGVAMPLKYLADLPMAVKIVGWAHGVLFVVLMLLILIAWIGKKLSFGHSALMVIASLLPFGPFFIDRKLAADESGD; the protein is encoded by the coding sequence GTGAACAAGGCTTCCTTTGCTCATCCCGTCGGCCGGGTCCGGATTGTCGGCTGGATCGAGGGCATTTCCTACCTGCTGCTGCTGGGCGTGGCGATGCCGCTCAAATACTTGGCGGACCTTCCGATGGCCGTGAAAATCGTCGGTTGGGCGCATGGAGTCCTGTTTGTCGTCCTGATGCTCCTGATCCTCATCGCCTGGATTGGGAAGAAGCTGTCCTTCGGCCACTCGGCGCTGATGGTCATCGCTTCCCTGCTGCCGTTCGGGCCTTTTTTCATCGATCGGAAGCTGGCGGCCGACGAGTCGGGCGATTGA
- a CDS encoding HPr family phosphocarrier protein: MAQREFTIQNKLGIHARPAAQFVKTASKFTSEIRVEKDGEEVDGKSIMGLMMLAAGHGSVINVAVEGDDEEAAMAAISDLIDRKFEED; encoded by the coding sequence ATGGCTCAACGCGAATTCACCATCCAGAACAAGCTCGGCATCCACGCCCGGCCCGCCGCGCAATTCGTCAAGACGGCGAGCAAGTTCACCTCGGAGATCCGGGTCGAGAAGGATGGCGAGGAAGTGGACGGAAAAAGCATCATGGGACTGATGATGCTCGCCGCCGGCCACGGCTCGGTGATCAACGTCGCTGTCGAAGGCGATGATGAGGAGGCCGCGATGGCCGCGATTTCCGATCTGATCGATCGGAAGTTCGAGGAGGACTGA
- a CDS encoding alkene reductase: MSLFDPLELGSLTVPNRVFMAPLTRCRAGEGRVPTDLMADYYRQRSSAGLIFSEATSVSPMGVGYPNTPGIWSAEQTEGWKKVTEAVHGAGGRIQLQLWHVGRISDPIYLDGKLPVAPSAVAAAGHVSLVRPEKAFVTPHPLSVGEIRQVVEDFRKGAENAKAAGFDGVLVHSANGYLIDQFLQDSTNRRDDLYGGSIENRARLLMEIVDAVTSVWDPGRVGVHLAPRGDAHDMGDSDPEALFTYVARELAKRSVGYISAREHHQEPALGPAIKAAFGGPFVANESFDKAGAEKVIDAGDADAVAFGKDYIANPDLPERFRQDAPLNEPDPSTFYFSGEGDIRHGYTDYPFLEPETSGA, translated from the coding sequence ATGTCCCTCTTCGACCCGCTCGAACTCGGCTCGCTCACGGTTCCCAACCGTGTCTTCATGGCGCCCCTGACCCGCTGCCGTGCGGGTGAAGGCCGCGTGCCGACCGATCTGATGGCCGACTACTACCGTCAACGTAGTTCCGCCGGCCTCATTTTTTCCGAAGCCACGTCGGTGTCACCGATGGGGGTCGGCTACCCGAATACTCCGGGCATCTGGTCGGCCGAGCAGACCGAGGGCTGGAAGAAGGTCACCGAGGCGGTCCACGGGGCAGGAGGCCGGATCCAACTCCAACTCTGGCATGTCGGCCGCATATCCGATCCGATCTATCTCGACGGAAAGCTCCCGGTCGCCCCGAGCGCGGTCGCCGCGGCCGGGCATGTCAGCCTGGTCCGTCCGGAGAAGGCGTTCGTCACTCCCCATCCGCTATCGGTCGGAGAGATCCGCCAAGTGGTCGAGGACTTCCGCAAGGGCGCGGAGAATGCCAAGGCGGCCGGCTTCGACGGAGTGCTGGTCCACTCGGCCAACGGTTACCTCATCGACCAGTTCCTGCAGGACTCGACCAACCGCCGTGACGACCTCTACGGCGGATCGATCGAGAACCGCGCACGACTGCTGATGGAGATCGTGGATGCCGTCACCAGCGTCTGGGATCCGGGCCGCGTCGGCGTGCACCTCGCTCCCCGCGGCGACGCCCACGACATGGGCGACTCGGATCCGGAAGCGCTCTTCACCTACGTCGCACGCGAGCTGGCGAAGCGCTCCGTCGGATACATTTCCGCCCGCGAGCATCATCAGGAACCGGCGCTTGGCCCGGCCATCAAGGCCGCCTTCGGCGGACCTTTCGTGGCCAACGAGAGCTTCGACAAGGCCGGCGCGGAGAAGGTGATCGATGCGGGAGACGCGGACGCGGTGGCTTTCGGCAAGGACTACATCGCCAACCCCGACCTGCCCGAACGCTTCCGCCAGGACGCCCCGCTGAACGAGCCTGACCCGTCGACGTTCTACTTCAGCGGCGAAGGCGACATCCGCCACGGCTACACCGACTATCCTTTCCTCGAGCCGGAGACTTCCGGCGCCTGA
- a CDS encoding pirin family protein: MKTNTSLTIRRSSERGRANHGWLDSHHTFSFADYYDPAHMGFRSLRVINEDRVAPLGGFPTHPHRDMEIFSYVVDGQLAHRDSMGNQRTLSPGEIQLMSAGSGVTHSEYNPSSDQPAHFLQIWITPRERGLEPSYTEWTPGAATERDGLVLLISPDGREGSAVIHQDADVHRLVLAPETTADFELRPGRGLWIQVVKGQLKVADTTLSPGDAASTEDAGRIEFTADDETVEALLFDLG, encoded by the coding sequence ATGAAAACAAACACCTCTCTCACGATCCGCCGCTCATCGGAACGGGGACGCGCCAACCACGGCTGGCTCGACAGCCACCACACCTTCTCCTTCGCCGACTATTACGATCCCGCTCACATGGGCTTCCGCTCGCTGCGGGTGATCAACGAAGACCGCGTCGCACCACTCGGCGGGTTCCCGACCCATCCTCACCGCGACATGGAAATCTTCTCCTACGTCGTCGACGGGCAACTTGCCCACCGCGACAGCATGGGCAACCAGCGGACCCTCTCGCCCGGCGAAATCCAGCTGATGTCGGCCGGATCGGGAGTGACCCACTCCGAATACAATCCGTCGTCCGACCAACCCGCCCACTTTCTCCAAATCTGGATCACTCCGCGTGAGCGGGGCCTCGAGCCGAGCTACACCGAGTGGACCCCGGGCGCGGCAACCGAACGCGATGGACTCGTCCTGCTGATCTCACCCGACGGACGCGAAGGCTCGGCGGTCATCCACCAGGATGCCGACGTGCACCGTCTCGTGCTTGCGCCGGAGACGACCGCGGATTTCGAGCTTCGTCCGGGACGTGGCCTGTGGATCCAGGTCGTCAAGGGCCAGCTCAAGGTCGCGGACACCACACTTTCGCCCGGCGACGCAGCCTCGACCGAAGACGCGGGCCGGATCGAATTCACGGCCGATGACGAAACTGTCGAAGCACTTCTCTTTGACCTCGGCTGA
- a CDS encoding alpha-galactosidase: protein MKAPFLLPLATLLLLPAASAERVEFADCYADWSEKEITLGNDLVERRWTIRNGLLTAVSMVDKATGTEWLRQPGRQAAPHPGGDPVDENRTLKFTSRTGQRHPVEAESLIIDLEAKGEQETYGYTFQIFPRSSGVTMRFNTSDASAETEETNDDVTPDGLEQPKPEKPKRGKAIQALEELMLSPLHLRYTQVELKDQTDHNDELVFEREWLPLQDNFEVPCNVFYVEDPLTGSGLIFLKIAPLPHARPLPSPWDIKVFGAGRRIIFSGPGYPWTVLTYSGRRPGRIAAMQDYQRCLRGYVPTRDGMFLSNTWGDRSRDSRISAEFLMKEVEAGARLGVDVVQVDDGWQKGQTGNSAFGKGAWGNFRSADPRFWEPHPERFPDGLKPLVEAAKEKGMKFGLWFGPDAENDMENWKKDAEVLLQAFEKQGVEYVKIDAVEMKSPAAEANLAKFYDTVLRETEGRVVFDADATAGLRPGYFGTVNVGPVFLENRYTDWQRYWPHHTLRNLWTLASHVDPVRLRMEFLNTSRNTDKYKADPLAPANYSPDTLFAQVMFSSPLGWFEVSNLPESYFESVPPLAAAWKKEREAIFSGHIVPIGRAPDGYVWTGFSSTARDRKSARLVVFRELNDEESWSTEVPLFDAPEATVSVLGGRGSANYGDGRLTVTIPKKLDYLFLYLETE from the coding sequence ATGAAAGCGCCCTTCCTCCTGCCCCTCGCCACGCTCCTTTTACTTCCCGCCGCATCGGCGGAGCGGGTCGAGTTCGCCGACTGCTACGCGGATTGGTCGGAGAAAGAAATCACACTCGGCAACGACCTGGTCGAGCGGCGCTGGACGATCCGCAACGGCCTGCTGACCGCGGTTTCCATGGTCGACAAGGCGACCGGCACCGAGTGGCTTCGACAACCGGGCCGACAGGCCGCACCCCACCCGGGCGGCGACCCCGTCGACGAGAACCGCACGCTGAAGTTCACCAGCCGGACCGGTCAGCGGCATCCGGTCGAAGCGGAGTCGCTGATCATCGACCTCGAAGCGAAGGGTGAACAGGAGACCTATGGCTACACCTTCCAGATCTTTCCCCGATCCTCCGGTGTCACGATGCGATTCAACACGTCCGACGCATCGGCTGAAACCGAGGAGACCAACGACGACGTCACGCCGGACGGGCTCGAGCAGCCGAAGCCGGAGAAGCCGAAGCGCGGCAAGGCTATCCAGGCGCTTGAGGAATTGATGCTTTCGCCGCTCCACCTCCGCTACACGCAGGTGGAGCTCAAGGACCAGACCGACCACAACGACGAGCTCGTGTTCGAACGCGAGTGGCTGCCGTTGCAGGACAATTTCGAAGTCCCTTGCAACGTGTTCTACGTCGAGGACCCGCTGACCGGAAGCGGTCTCATTTTCCTGAAGATCGCTCCTCTGCCGCATGCCCGGCCGCTGCCCTCGCCATGGGACATCAAGGTCTTCGGAGCGGGCCGTCGCATCATTTTCTCCGGCCCCGGCTATCCCTGGACGGTGCTCACCTACAGCGGACGCCGCCCCGGGCGCATCGCCGCGATGCAGGACTACCAACGCTGCCTGCGCGGCTACGTGCCGACCCGCGACGGCATGTTTCTCAGTAACACCTGGGGCGACCGCTCACGCGACTCGAGGATCAGTGCCGAGTTCCTGATGAAGGAGGTCGAGGCGGGCGCCCGTCTTGGCGTCGATGTCGTTCAGGTCGACGACGGATGGCAGAAGGGACAAACCGGCAACTCCGCCTTCGGCAAAGGCGCGTGGGGCAACTTCCGCTCGGCCGACCCGAGATTCTGGGAACCTCATCCCGAACGGTTTCCCGACGGTCTCAAGCCGCTCGTCGAGGCCGCGAAGGAGAAAGGAATGAAGTTCGGCCTGTGGTTCGGACCGGATGCCGAAAACGACATGGAGAACTGGAAGAAGGATGCGGAAGTCCTTCTTCAGGCGTTCGAGAAGCAGGGCGTGGAATACGTCAAAATCGATGCGGTCGAGATGAAGAGTCCTGCCGCGGAAGCGAATCTTGCGAAGTTCTACGACACCGTGCTGCGCGAAACCGAAGGCCGGGTTGTGTTCGACGCGGACGCCACCGCAGGACTCCGCCCCGGATACTTCGGCACCGTCAACGTCGGCCCGGTCTTCCTCGAGAACCGCTATACCGACTGGCAACGCTACTGGCCTCACCACACTCTGCGCAACCTGTGGACCCTTGCCTCCCACGTCGATCCTGTCCGCCTGCGCATGGAGTTTCTCAACACCAGCCGCAATACCGACAAATACAAGGCCGACCCGCTGGCACCGGCGAACTACTCACCCGACACGCTCTTCGCCCAAGTCATGTTCTCCAGCCCGCTCGGCTGGTTCGAGGTTTCGAATCTTCCCGAGAGCTACTTCGAGTCGGTTCCACCTCTCGCGGCGGCGTGGAAGAAGGAGCGCGAAGCGATCTTCTCCGGTCACATTGTTCCGATCGGCCGGGCCCCCGACGGCTACGTGTGGACCGGCTTTTCATCGACGGCCCGCGACCGGAAGAGTGCACGCCTCGTGGTCTTCCGCGAACTCAACGACGAGGAGAGCTGGTCGACGGAGGTCCCGCTCTTCGATGCCCCCGAAGCGACAGTCAGCGTGCTCGGCGGAAGAGGTTCGGCGAACTACGGGGACGGGCGTTTGACCGTGACCATCCCCAAGAAGCTCGACTACCTGTTCCTCTACCTTGAGACCGAGTGA
- a CDS encoding OmpP1/FadL family transporter encodes MRILLTASLLLPSTILGAGFQLQERSARGLGRAFSGEAAIADDASVLASNPAAILLVPGDTAISVGVSLVSAKIDVSGTYTPPASPAVPAIGRDVGNDSAVPYLYLTRRLNENLSVGFGSFTTFGLITNYPTGFSARTLADHSELKTVNLNPSIAWRFHPQWSVGAGFNALHAEGKLTATLPSTLPTLDLAGDDWGYGFNVGLLFELNDTTRFGLHYRSEVDLTLSGRAVSVVPFFNGPGTVDLTLPDSFELSAYHEFNDRWAIHGDVVWTGWSDFDQLRPVVTGSPVQPPVTQENWTDAWRLSLGTTWKATERLTIRGGIAYDESPVEDHYRTLRIPDSDRIWLSLGISYRFHPCWTLDVAYTHLFIDSIRINETTASGTFSGVAGGDADLFALGLSGSF; translated from the coding sequence ATGAGAATTCTCCTCACCGCCTCCCTGCTGCTTCCGTCTACTATCTTGGGCGCCGGTTTCCAGTTGCAGGAGCGCTCGGCACGTGGCCTCGGCCGAGCCTTTTCGGGTGAGGCGGCGATCGCCGACGACGCCTCGGTCCTGGCCTCCAATCCGGCGGCAATCCTCCTTGTCCCGGGGGATACCGCCATTTCGGTCGGCGTCAGCCTCGTGTCGGCCAAGATCGATGTTTCCGGCACCTACACTCCGCCGGCCAGCCCTGCGGTGCCTGCCATCGGACGCGATGTCGGGAACGACAGCGCCGTGCCCTACCTATATCTGACCCGCCGGCTTAACGAGAACCTCAGCGTGGGATTCGGGTCCTTCACCACCTTCGGTCTGATCACCAACTACCCGACCGGATTCTCCGCCCGCACGCTGGCCGACCACAGCGAGCTGAAAACCGTCAATCTCAACCCGAGCATCGCCTGGCGGTTCCATCCCCAGTGGTCGGTCGGCGCCGGTTTCAACGCGCTCCACGCGGAGGGAAAACTGACTGCCACCCTGCCCAGCACCCTCCCCACCCTCGACCTCGCCGGAGATGACTGGGGCTACGGTTTCAACGTCGGACTGCTGTTCGAGTTGAACGACACCACCCGCTTCGGCCTGCACTACCGGTCGGAAGTCGATCTCACACTCAGCGGACGGGCCGTCTCGGTCGTCCCGTTTTTCAACGGCCCGGGAACCGTCGACCTCACCCTGCCGGACTCGTTCGAACTCAGCGCCTACCACGAATTCAACGATCGCTGGGCGATCCACGGCGATGTCGTCTGGACCGGATGGAGTGACTTCGACCAACTCAGGCCCGTCGTGACCGGATCTCCGGTCCAACCTCCGGTGACGCAGGAAAACTGGACGGACGCGTGGAGACTCTCGCTCGGCACCACGTGGAAAGCGACCGAGCGGCTCACGATCCGCGGCGGGATCGCCTACGACGAATCACCGGTGGAAGACCACTACCGCACGCTGCGGATTCCCGATTCGGACCGGATCTGGCTCAGCCTCGGCATCAGCTACCGCTTCCATCCGTGCTGGACCCTCGACGTGGCTTACACCCACCTCTTCATCGACTCCATCCGGATCAACGAGACCACGGCATCGGGGACGTTCTCGGGAGTTGCAGGTGGAGATGCTGACCTCTTCGCGCTCGGACTGTCGGGAAGCTTCTGA
- a CDS encoding YceI family protein gives MKATTIIAPSLIAAALVSCENPADKTADATTTDAVEAPSESATGAKYVIADGSTISFVGSKVTGSHDGGFKSFTGSFSVDESGEVTGGTISIDMDSTWSDAEKLTGHLKSEDFFHVEEHPESTFTVTQVEKSDSGYSISGNLKLRGVEKNITFPATASKDGDTVKVQAEFDINRKDWGIVYAGKADDLIRDEVVIKFDLTASPEA, from the coding sequence ATGAAAGCAACCACCATCATCGCTCCGTCCCTCATCGCCGCCGCCCTCGTTTCCTGCGAGAACCCGGCCGACAAGACCGCCGACGCCACCACCACCGATGCCGTCGAGGCACCCTCGGAATCCGCCACGGGCGCCAAATACGTGATCGCCGACGGATCCACGATCTCGTTCGTCGGGTCCAAGGTCACCGGCAGCCACGACGGCGGCTTCAAGAGTTTCACCGGCAGTTTCTCGGTCGACGAAAGCGGCGAGGTCACCGGCGGCACGATCTCGATCGACATGGACTCGACCTGGTCCGACGCCGAAAAGCTCACCGGGCACCTGAAGTCCGAGGACTTCTTCCATGTCGAAGAGCATCCCGAGTCGACTTTCACCGTCACTCAGGTCGAAAAGTCTGACAGCGGCTACAGCATTTCGGGCAACCTCAAGCTGCGCGGAGTCGAAAAGAACATCACCTTCCCGGCCACCGCCTCGAAGGATGGCGACACCGTGAAGGTTCAGGCCGAATTCGACATCAACCGCAAGGACTGGGGCATCGTCTACGCCGGCAAGGCCGACGACCTCATCCGCGACGAGGTCGTGATCAAGTTCGACCTGACCGCCTCGCCCGAAGCCTGA
- a CDS encoding LysR family transcriptional regulator — protein sequence MEFRQVRAFLAVAEEGSMTAAARRLHLTQPAVSRQIKALEDELGVELLSRSAHSVSLTPAGEVLAKDGTRWVEMAERMAQRVREVAAGGVLRVAYAPSLAGSLLGLALERFAQRHPKVRVQLFDCTTAEMKAGLQEGRYDLIVAVPGEREAGRIDWEPVLRRPWRLAMPESPGGEAGPVAVESLKGARLLVYQRDDYPDYWQRVRAYFQAQGVAPVVVGEFDGWSSLRMAVEGGLGVALVAEQDAGGGRLVLRELEPPPEPICVAVGTAVGTEPDMACRVLANELKGAARELS from the coding sequence ATGGAGTTCCGGCAGGTGCGCGCGTTCCTCGCGGTGGCGGAGGAGGGGTCGATGACCGCCGCCGCGCGCCGGTTGCACCTGACCCAGCCGGCGGTGAGCCGTCAGATCAAGGCGCTGGAGGACGAGTTGGGGGTCGAGCTCCTGTCGAGATCCGCCCATTCCGTTTCGCTGACGCCTGCGGGTGAGGTGCTGGCCAAGGACGGCACCCGCTGGGTCGAGATGGCCGAGCGGATGGCCCAGCGGGTTCGCGAAGTGGCGGCGGGCGGGGTCTTGCGGGTCGCCTACGCGCCCTCGCTCGCGGGATCCCTGCTGGGACTCGCGCTGGAACGGTTTGCCCAGCGCCACCCGAAAGTCAGGGTGCAGCTCTTCGATTGCACCACCGCAGAAATGAAGGCCGGTCTGCAGGAAGGCCGGTACGATCTGATCGTCGCGGTGCCTGGCGAGCGGGAGGCGGGACGGATCGATTGGGAGCCGGTGCTCCGTCGTCCGTGGCGCTTGGCGATGCCGGAATCTCCCGGCGGAGAGGCCGGTCCGGTTGCGGTCGAGTCGCTGAAGGGTGCCCGTTTGCTGGTCTACCAGCGCGACGACTACCCGGACTATTGGCAGCGCGTGAGGGCGTATTTCCAAGCTCAGGGGGTCGCGCCCGTGGTGGTGGGGGAGTTCGACGGTTGGTCGAGCCTCCGGATGGCGGTCGAGGGAGGTTTGGGAGTTGCCTTGGTGGCGGAGCAGGACGCCGGCGGCGGGCGGCTGGTTCTCCGGGAACTGGAGCCACCGCCCGAGCCTATTTGCGTGGCGGTCGGGACGGCAGTCGGCACCGAGCCCGACATGGCATGCCGGGTGCTTGCCAACGAGCTGAAAGGGGCCGCTCGGGAACTTTCGTAA
- the ptsP gene encoding phosphoenolpyruvate--protein phosphotransferase: MEQGVGASKREKVLQGIPVSRGIGIAPVHVVARGFSAPEVYPIDDIKAEQARFSAALEKTKKQLIELQERIKAIAGEDDGRIFEAHQMMLEDRAIVDAVNHAIEKRRQNAEFALYAVAQHYLEAMRRVPDPYLRERTADIEDVCQRVLRNFSHGEHRTGAPEDQHILVAYDLSPSDTAAMNRRHIVGFATEIGSVNSHTAILARSLGIPAIVGLEGAVLDLRTLTPAIIDGYSGKLILNPTDETLARYRDLRTEKERVRHELEAQRDDEAVTTDGRKITLSANIELVDELPYVKNSGARGVGLYRTEFLLLKGEQMPGEEQQAEIYANLAKALAPEPLIIRTLDSGGDKLPVEPPSEPEPNPFLGWRGIRVSLDRPAMFKEQLRAILRASAHGKVAVMFPLVSGIREVRQARALLRECMEELAVEGVPFDDQLETGVMIEVPSAAVIADLIAPEVDFFSIGTNDLIQYTVAVDRVNHHVASLYRPTHPAVIRLIKQTIDAGSAHGVWTGVCGEMAGDIRLTPLLLGLGVEELSVGPHQVPRVRRAIRALSYAECAAMADEAVKNPVSLDILELSTDLARKYYPELLD; this comes from the coding sequence ATGGAGCAGGGTGTCGGCGCATCAAAACGGGAGAAGGTCCTCCAGGGCATCCCCGTGTCGCGTGGCATCGGCATCGCGCCCGTCCATGTGGTCGCCCGCGGATTCTCGGCGCCCGAGGTCTATCCGATCGACGACATCAAGGCCGAGCAGGCGCGCTTCAGCGCCGCCTTGGAAAAGACCAAGAAGCAGCTCATTGAGCTCCAAGAGCGGATCAAGGCGATCGCCGGTGAGGACGACGGACGGATCTTCGAAGCCCACCAGATGATGCTGGAAGACCGGGCGATCGTCGATGCGGTCAATCACGCCATCGAAAAGCGCCGTCAGAACGCCGAGTTTGCCCTCTACGCGGTTGCCCAGCACTACCTCGAGGCGATGCGGCGGGTCCCCGACCCGTACCTTCGCGAACGCACCGCAGATATCGAGGACGTCTGCCAGCGCGTCCTGAGGAACTTCAGTCACGGCGAACACCGGACGGGCGCACCCGAGGACCAGCACATCCTCGTGGCCTACGACCTCAGCCCCTCGGACACGGCCGCGATGAACCGGCGTCACATCGTCGGTTTCGCCACCGAGATCGGCAGCGTGAACTCCCACACCGCCATTCTCGCGCGCTCGCTCGGCATTCCCGCCATCGTCGGCCTCGAGGGCGCGGTTCTCGACCTGCGCACGCTCACTCCGGCGATCATCGACGGATACAGCGGCAAGCTGATCCTCAATCCGACCGACGAAACCCTTGCCCGCTACCGGGACCTTCGAACCGAGAAGGAACGGGTCCGACACGAGCTTGAAGCCCAGCGGGACGACGAAGCGGTCACCACCGACGGTCGCAAGATCACGCTGTCCGCGAATATCGAGCTCGTCGACGAGCTTCCGTATGTGAAAAACAGCGGAGCCCGCGGTGTCGGCCTCTACCGGACCGAGTTTCTCCTCCTCAAGGGAGAGCAGATGCCCGGGGAGGAGCAGCAGGCCGAAATCTACGCGAACCTCGCCAAGGCCCTGGCTCCTGAGCCGCTCATCATCCGCACCCTCGACTCAGGCGGCGACAAGCTGCCAGTCGAGCCACCTTCGGAACCCGAACCGAACCCTTTCCTCGGCTGGCGGGGGATCCGGGTCTCGCTCGACCGGCCCGCGATGTTCAAGGAGCAACTGCGGGCCATCCTGCGGGCCAGCGCCCACGGCAAGGTTGCGGTGATGTTCCCCTTGGTGTCGGGCATCCGGGAAGTCCGCCAAGCCCGCGCGCTCCTGCGCGAGTGCATGGAAGAACTTGCGGTGGAGGGAGTTCCCTTCGACGACCAACTCGAGACCGGCGTCATGATCGAAGTGCCGTCCGCCGCGGTCATCGCCGACCTGATCGCTCCGGAAGTCGATTTCTTCTCCATCGGAACCAACGACCTGATCCAGTACACGGTCGCGGTGGACCGGGTGAACCATCACGTCGCCTCGCTCTATCGGCCGACCCACCCCGCCGTCATCCGGCTGATCAAGCAAACAATCGACGCCGGCAGTGCCCATGGCGTCTGGACCGGGGTCTGCGGCGAAATGGCCGGCGATATCCGGCTCACCCCGCTCCTGCTAGGCCTCGGTGTGGAGGAGCTGTCGGTCGGTCCTCATCAGGTCCCGCGGGTCCGCAGGGCCATTCGGGCGCTCAGCTACGCGGAATGCGCCGCGATGGCCGACGAGGCGGTGAAAAACCCCGTAAGTCTGGACATTCTTGAGCTCTCGACTGATCTCGCCCGGAAATACTACCCCGAACTCCTCGATTGA